The nucleotide sequence CAGGGCTTGCTGTGCAAAACTTCTTATCTGCAACAACGGGCATTGCTGTCGCTTTTGTTTTAATTAGAGCGCTAACACAGTCCTCTTGTACCTCATTAGGGAATGCATGGGTCGATATTGGGCGCATTACATTATATGTCCTACTTCCTTTATCAATTGTTTGGTCACTGTTATTTGTCAGCCAAGGGGTAATACAAAACTTTCACCCAGCGGTATTAAGCCAAGGTCTTGATGGTCAACAACAATGGTTACCTATGGGGCCAGTTGCTTCTCAAGAAGCCATTAAATTATTAGGAACAAATGGCGGTGGCTATTTTGCGGCAAACTCTGCCCATCCTTACGAAAATCCAACATCATTAAGTAACTTCTTGCAGATACTTGCCATATTTCTTATTCCTACTGCCTTATGTTTTGCCTTTGGTCGTTTAAGTGGAGCACAACGCCAAGGTCATACCTTACTTTGGGCTATGACGTTAATTTTTATTGTTGCTGTTATTGTGGTCACTTGGGCTGAATGGCAAGGAAATCCAGAATTTATCTTTGCTGGTACAGATAGCTCACTGAATATGGAAGGCAAAGAAACGCGCTTTGGCATAATAGGTAGTGCTATTTTTGTTGCTGTCACAACAGCAGCATCTTGTGGTGCAGTTAATGCCATGCATGACTCATTAACCGCTTTAGGTGGCATGGTGCCAATGTGGTTAATGCAAACAGGAGAAGTGGTATTTGGTGGTGTAGGATCAGGATTTTACGGCATGATCCTCTATGTTTTATTAGCTGTCTTTATCGCTGGATTAATGGTTGGTAGAGCACCTGAATACCTTGGTAAAAAGATTGGTGTTGCCGAAATGAAATGGGTAGCGGTTGCTATTTTAATTTCTCCTGCCGTTGTTTTATTAGGTACAACCCTCGCCTTATTTACTGATGTTGGTCGTGAAGCCATTTTAAATCCAGGTCCTCATGGCTTTAGTGAAGTGTTATATGCCTTTACTTCTGCTGCTAATAATAACGGTAGTGCTTTTGCC is from Proteus columbae and encodes:
- the kdpA gene encoding potassium-transporting ATPase subunit KdpA, giving the protein MATTMLIYLAIFLITLLVIGKMLGHYLARLIEGDLPHWVTQTEHVIWRCCGFKPAGKTIQPMSWYHYMLALLIFNLMGAILLFVILLNQGYLPLNPQFASNMNWDLALNTTISFITNTNWQAYSGETAVSYLSQMTGLAVQNFLSATTGIAVAFVLIRALTQSSCTSLGNAWVDIGRITLYVLLPLSIVWSLLFVSQGVIQNFHPAVLSQGLDGQQQWLPMGPVASQEAIKLLGTNGGGYFAANSAHPYENPTSLSNFLQILAIFLIPTALCFAFGRLSGAQRQGHTLLWAMTLIFIVAVIVVTWAEWQGNPEFIFAGTDSSLNMEGKETRFGIIGSAIFVAVTTAASCGAVNAMHDSLTALGGMVPMWLMQTGEVVFGGVGSGFYGMILYVLLAVFIAGLMVGRAPEYLGKKIGVAEMKWVAVAILISPAVVLLGTTLALFTDVGREAILNPGPHGFSEVLYAFTSAANNNGSAFAGLNATSPFYNLLLGLSMLIGRFGVMLPVLAIAGSLAVKKRQPESLATLSTTSPLFILLLILTVLMIGALTFVPALALGPIAEHLQLFWAK